In a genomic window of Arvicanthis niloticus isolate mArvNil1 chromosome 8, mArvNil1.pat.X, whole genome shotgun sequence:
- the Nrn1 gene encoding neuritin: MGLKLNGRYISLILAVQIAYLVQAVRAAGKCDAVFKGFSDCLLKLGDSMANYPQGLDDKTNIKTVCTYWEDFHSCTVTALTDCQEGAKDMWDKLRKDSKNLNIQGSLFELCGSGNGAAGSLLPALSVLLVSLSAALATWLSF, encoded by the exons ATGGGACTTAAGTTGAACGGCAGATATATTTCACTGATCCTCGCGGTGCAAATAG CTTACCTGGTGCAGGCCGTGAGAGCAGCCGGCAAGTGCGATGCAGTCTTTAAGGGCTTTTCAGACTGTTTGCTCAAGCTGGGCGACAGCATGGCCAACTACCCACAGGGCCTGGACGACAAGACAAACATCAAGACCGTGTGCAC ATACTGGGAGGATTTCCACAGCTGCACGGTCACAGCTCTTACGGATTGCCAGGAAGGGGCgaaagatatgtgggataaactgAGAAAAGATTCGAAAAACCTCAACATCCAAGGCAGCTTATTCGAACTCTGCGGCAGCGGCAACGGGGCGGCGGGGTCCCTGCTCCCGGCGCTTTCTGTGCTCCTGGTGTCTCTCTCGGCAGCTTTAGCGACCTGGCTTTCCTTCTGA